A stretch of Miscanthus floridulus cultivar M001 chromosome 13, ASM1932011v1, whole genome shotgun sequence DNA encodes these proteins:
- the LOC136498999 gene encoding uncharacterized protein, protein MAGIGMASDGDDRKKVVADDIDDEDELFELDIDLLDGHRGHYYSAAVADDGQQQQHALLANCLLPARSVSNAVPVDASSALSSSYPYSGYYYSSRRLVSGGGVGRRFLLGRPGNSARFCFSSRGFDAYFQRN, encoded by the exons ATGGCAGGCATAGGCATGGCCAGCGACGGCGATGACCGGAAGAAGGTGGTCGCCGACGACAtcgacgacgaggacgagctGTTCGAGCTCGACATCGACCTCCTCGATGGCCACCGCGGCCATTACTATTCTGCTGCCGTCGCCGACgacgggcagcagcagcagcatgctcTGCTGGCCAACTGCCTGCTGCCAGCACGGTCGGTGAGCAACGCGGTGCCGGTCGACGCGAGCAGCGCGCTGTCGTCGTCGTACCCCTACTCCGGCTACTACTACAGCTCCAGGAGGCTCGTCTCGGgtggcggcgtcggcaggaggttTCTTCTTGGACGGCCAGGGAACTCGGCCAGGTTTTGCTTCTCGAGCAGAGGCTTCGATGCCTACTTCCAGAG GAACTAG
- the LOC136499962 gene encoding LOW QUALITY PROTEIN: uncharacterized protein (The sequence of the model RefSeq protein was modified relative to this genomic sequence to represent the inferred CDS: inserted 1 base in 1 codon; substituted 1 base at 1 genomic stop codon), with the protein MPGGRTAHSRFKIPLTIDNGAFCTFTKHSGTAKLLRAASLIIWDKVTMIKRQGVEALDNSLRDIMDRPELPFGGKTVVFGGDFRQVLPVVRRGSRAQVVGASLRMSYLWDSMWHLKLVRNMRAKSDPWFAEYLLSVDGGSEEATFDDEICLPHDICVPHTREDSDLDTLIDCIFPNLNANMSSKDYITSRAILSKWNKWVDMINMKMIGRFHGDEMVYHSFDCAVDDPHNYYPEEFLNTLTPNGLPPHVLKLKIGCPVILLSNIDPANGLCNGTKLIIRGFQKNTIDTEIVLGQHAGKQVFLPRIPLCPSDDEMXPFQFKXKQFPIWLSFAMTVNKAPGQTIPNVRVYLPELVFSHGQLYVALSRATVRSNIRILAVPTAEKDVNKEKKREGEEETDKGYIHKEYCI; encoded by the exons ATGCctggtggcagaaccgcccactCACGCTTCAAGATTCCTCTCACCATCGATAATGGGGCCTTTTGCACCTTCACGAAACATAGTGGTACTGCCAAGCTGCTTCGGGCCGCATCCCTTATTATTTGGGACAAGGTGACAATGATAAAGAGGCAAGGTGTTGAGGCACTAGACAACAGCCTTCGTGATATAATGGACCGACCAGAGTTGCCATTTGGAGGGAAGACCGTGGTGTTCGGTGGAGATTTCAGACAGGTTCTTCCCGTTGTTCGGAGAGGGTCAAGGGCTCAGGTAGTTGGTGCCTCACTGCGGATGTCGTACCTTTGGGATTCCATGTGGCATCTAAAATTGGTGCGCAACATGAGGGCAAAGAGCGACCCGTGGTTTGCAGAATACTTGTTGAGCGTCGATGGAGGTTCTGAGGAGGCAACTTTTGATGATGAAATCTGTCTTCCTCATGATATATGTGTTCCGCACACCAGGGAAGATAGTGATCTTGATACTCTAATTGATTGCATATTCCCTAACCTCAATGCAAATATGTCAAGCAAAGATTATATCACCTCTCGAGCGATATTATCTAAGTGGAACAAATgggttgatatgattaatatgaagATGATAGGTCGTTTCCACGGGGATGAGATGGTGTACCATAGCTTTGACTGTGCGGTGGACGATCCGCACAACTACTACCCTGAGGAATTCCTTAACACTTTGACACCCAATGGTCTacctccacatgtgttgaagctgAAGATTGGTTGTCCGGTCATATTGCTTAGTAACATTGACCCTGCGAACGGACTTTGTAATGGTACCAAGCTTATCATACGAGGGTTCCAAAAGAATACCATAGACACTGAAATTGTATTGGGACAGCACGCTGGAAAGCAGGTTTTTCTGCCTCGAATACCCTTATGCCCGTCGGACGATGAGA TTCCATTCCAATTTAAGTGAAAGCAGTTTCCTATTTGGCTCAGCTTCGCAATGACTGTTAACAAGGCACCGGGACAGACTATCCCTAACGTCAGGGTATACTTGCCGGAACTAGTGTTCTCGCATGGCCAATTGTATGTGGCGCTATCAAGAGCTACAGTAAGATCGAACATTAGGATCTTGGCTGTGCCGACTGCTGAGAAGGACGTGAACAAGGAAAAAAAaagggaaggagaagaagagaccGACAAAGGATATATTCACAAGGAATATTGTATATAA
- the LOC136501232 gene encoding sialyltransferase-like protein 2: MKRRHLPPVLLLLALSLLSLSFRRHLFLPRGPSPYAADALLRRLATTDVGGDQVVAEAAALFANASVSSFPSLGNHHRLLYLRLPYHSNTTSAPRQRVVSRLRVPFDTLPSDESLLAAFRASLRSFLLAHRRRRGGDVAGVMGELADQLGRPRRFPTCAVVGNSGILLGSGRGAQIDAHDLVIRLNNARVAGYAADVGAKTSISFVNSNILHYCAVRSAITTPGCSCHPYGRTVPMAMYVCQPAHLLDALICNATATPASPFPLLVTDARLDALCARIAKYYSMRRFVSTTGEPPGNWTRRHDERYFHYSSGLQAVVMALGACDEVSLFGFGKAAGAKHHYHTNQKKELDLHDYEAEYQFYRDLQARPEAVPFLDEAPGFKMPPVKLYW, translated from the coding sequence ATGAAGCGCCGCCATCTCccgccggtcctcctcctcctcgcgctctcgctcctctccctctccttccgCCGCCACCTGTTCCTCCCCCGAGGCCCATCCCCGTACGCCGCCGACGCGCTCCTCCGCCGGCTCGCCACCACCGACGTCGGCGGGGACCAGGTCGTGGCCGAGGCGGCCGCGCTCTTCGCCAACGCCTCGGTATCCTCTTTCCCCAGCCTCGGCAACCACCACCGCCTCCTCTACCTCCGCCTCCCTTACCACAGCAACACCACCTCCGCCCCGCGGCAGCGGGTCGTCTCCCGCCTCCGCGTCCCCTTCGACACGCTCCCCAGCGACGAGTCCCTCCTCGCCGCCTTCCGCGCCTCCCTCCGCTCCTTCCTCCTCGCGCACCGTCGCCGCCGGGGCGGCGATGTCGCCGGCGTCATGGGCGAACTCGCGGACCAACTCGGCCGCCCGCGGCGCTTCCCCACCTGTGCCGTCGTGGGGAACAGCGGCATCCTCCTCGGCTCCGGCCGGGGCGCGCAGATCGACGCGCACGACCTCGTCATCCGCCTCAACAACGCCCGCGTCGCGGGATACGCCGCCGACGTCGGCGCCAAGACCTCCATCTCCTTCGTCAACTCCAACATCCTCCACTACTGCGCCGTCCGCTCTGCAATCACCACCCCCGGCTGCTCCTGCCACCCCTACGGCCGCACGGTCCCCATGGCCATGTACGTCTGCCAGCCGGCGCACCTCCTCGACGCGCTCATCTGCAACGCCACCGCCACGCCGGCGTCCCCGTTCCCGCTGCTCGTCACCGACGCGCGCCTCGACGCGCTGTGCGCGCGCATCGCCAAGTACTACTCGATGCGGCGGTTCGTCTCCACGACTGGGGAGCCGCCGGGCAACTGGACGCGGAGGCACGACGAGAGGTACTTCCACTACTCCTCGGGGCTGCAGGCGGTGGTGATGGCCCTGGGGGCCTGCGACGAGGTGAGCCTGTTCGGGTTCGGGAAGGCGGCGGGAGCCAAGCACCATTACCACACCAACCAGAAGAAGGAGCTCGACCTGCACGACTACGAGGCCGAGTACCAGTTCTACCGCGACCTCCAGGCGCGGCCGGAGGCTGTGCCATTCCTCGACGAGGCGCCGGGCTTCAAGATGCCGCCAGTGAAGCTCTACTGGTGA